CCAAGGCCGAAAGCCGAAAAAATTTTATACGAGAACAGACAGGCCTTACCCTCCCAGCCCTTTTGCCATGGCTTATTCTCTCTGGCCTGCATGACCTCATCATGCTGATGCCCTTCTCTGAATTCAGGAACTTTTTTACGAGTACCACAGGTCAGGCAATTTATTTTTTTATTATTTTTACAGGTGTTTTTATTTTTGCCCCTCTCTGCATACAAAAATTCTGGGGCTGCTATCCCCTGCCGCAGGGACCGGAGCGCCACCGCATTGAAGCGATGCTTACCCATACCAGAACAGGGTTTCGGGATATTCTCGTCTGGCCCCTCTTCGGAGGACGTATGCTTACCGCAGGCATCATGGGTCCCCTTGCCCGCTTCCGGTACATTCTTGTTACTCCCGCACTGCTGCGAACCCTGTATCCTGAAGAGCTGGAGGCAGTCATCGCCCATGAGGCAGGCCATGCACGGCATCGTCACCTTTTTCTCTACCTTCTTATTCTTGCAGGCTTCCTGCTTGTTTCATGGTTGTTTCTGGACTTCCTTTACCAGCTGCTTCTTCTGAGTGGCGGCTCTGCGATGCTTTCCCGCTTTTCCTTTCTGACTCCGTCAGCCGTGGCAAGCTTCTTAGCCGTATCACTGAGCCTTCTTCTTTTTTTTGTTTACTTTCGGTTTCTTTTTGGTTTTTTTATGCGAAATTTTGAACGTCAGGCGGATAGCTTTGCCTTCAAAACCCAAGGAACAGCCCGCCATCTTATTCAGACTTTCCGAACCTTAGGCCAGATGACAGGTCAGAATCCGGATAAACCGAACTGGCATCACTTCAGCCTGACGCAGCGTATTCACTTCCTGCAAGCCTGCGAAGAGAATCCCCATACAGCCCAGCAACATGACAACAAGGTCCGTCTTGCTCTCATATTTTATTCGGCATGTCTGCTACTAACGGGAGCGGCTGGCTGGCATATGCACACAAAGGACTGGGGAGGGAAACTGCCGTCTCAACTCATCATCCGCAACCTTGAAACAAAAATAGCCCGGGGTCAGGAAAACCCTCTTCTGCTAAGATATCTTGGAGATCTTTATCAGGAAACCAAGCGTTACGAAAAGGCTCTTGCCAGTTATCGCAGGGCACTGGACGCTGGCAGCAGGGATCCAGATCTTCTCAACAACCTTGCCTGGCTTTATATTACGGCAGAAGGAACTGCCATTGCAGATCCGGTAACAGGAACCGCACTGGCGGAACAGGCAGCTCACATACAGCCTGAAAGCCCTCATATTCTGGATACTCTTGCAGAGGGCTATTACAGAACAGGTCAAGTGGGACGCGCCATCGGTCTTGCGGAAAAAGCGCTTTTTCTGCAAAGAGCGGAGGGTGGCAATACAGAGTACTATCGGGATCAGCTTGAAAAATTCAGACAAAAAGAACGCAGTCAGGCTGCCGGACAGCCATGACCTACTTGATACAGACCTTACGTACCTGCAGAAGGTCCGTGTACCCACTGAAGATTTTTAGAATGCCATCCTGTTTCAGGGTTGTCATGCCCTCGGCAACAGCCAGTTTTCTGATATCCTCCATGGGAGCCTTACGCTGAATCAGCCGTTTAATGCCATCGGACCCGATAAGAAGTTCATGGAGGCCCATACGCCCGGAGTAGCCCGTTTCATTACAACTCTCACAGCCTCTGGCCCGGTGCAGAATCAGGTCTTCCGTATAACGCATGCCCGTTCCGGCCTCAAAAGCACTCCCTTCACCATACTCCCTGATAATCTCATCATATTCTTCCCTTGCAGGATGATATGCCTCTTTGCACCTTTTGCATAAAGTTCTTACAAGGCGCTGGGCCAGAATGCAGAGGATGGCATCAGCGAAATTAAAAGGATCCATTCCCATATCGAGGAGCCGAGTAACACTTTCCGGTGCACTGTTGGTATGCAGGGTAGAAAAGACCAGATGGCCTGTCAGAGAGGCTTCGATGCCGATCTGAGTGGTTTCCTTATCCCTCATTTCACCAACCATGATCACATCGGGGTCTGCCCGGAGAAAAGAGCGCATGGCAGCTGCAAAATCAAAACCGATTTTGGGCATTACCTGAACCTGACGGAGGCCCTTTTGGGTAATTTCCACTGGGTCCTCGGCTGTCCAGATTTTTCGCTCCGGTTTGTTGATATATCCCAGTGCCGAATGAAGGGTTGTTGTTTTACCGGAGCCTGTGGGACCACAAACAAAAATAATGCCATAGGGCTGCTCAATGGACTGAATAAATTTTTCATAATTTCTGTCGGAAAACGCCATCTTGTCCATGGGGATGGGTTCCCCTGCCGCAAGAATGCGCATAACCACGTCTTCCAGCCCGCCCTGGGTTGGTACCGTTGCCACGCGCAGCTCAATATCTCTGCCGCCATATTTTCTGAACTTGATTTTCCCGTCCTGGGGTTTTCTTCTCTCGGCAATATCCAGATCAGCCATAATTTTAATTCTGGAAACTATGGCATTTCTATAGTTGTAAGGGATTGTCTGGTACAGGGAGCAGGCACCATCCACTCTTATGCGTATATGGGTCTGCTGTTTACCGGGATAGGGTTCTATATGAATATCAGACGCCCCCTTGGCATAGGCATCCAGAACAACCTTGTTCACAAGCTGCACCACAGCACTGCTTTCTTCGGAAAGCCCAGAGTCAGCCTCCTCATCTTCAAGATCCTCATCTTTCAACTGGGACAAAAGTTCATCAATGGAGGCACCGGGCTGAGTGTTCCGTGTAAAACGATCGATAAACCGAAGAATATCTTCTCTGAAACAGAAGTAAAAAACCGGAGTATGACCGGGAAACAGAGCCCGGACTTCGGACAGGCGTTGCAAATCATGGGGGTTATCAATGGCAATACAGGGCTGTTTGTCATCCATTCCCAGAGGGACCCAGAAATTGGCTTTCATGAACCCGATTTTCAGTCCATGAAGCAGCTCACCGGGAATGGGCAGATTTTCATTGTATGCCTGATAGGGGACTTTATAAAAACGGGCAAGGGATTCTCCCACGTCCTTTTTCCCTACCTTCAGCTCCTCCATCAAGATGGTTTCGATGGTTATGTTGCGGTTTCTTGCAAGAATAACAGCGTCATTTAATTCTTTCTGGGTCAGAATATGATTTTCCAGAAGATAGTCAAACTTGGTCACACGCTGGGTGCCTGCAAGCCGCTTCTGATTATGCAGGGCGATACCGAGCACCTGGGCCAGCTCGGATGCATAAACTTCATCCCTTTCGGTAAAACGGTTTCCGCTTTTACGATTGATCAGTTGCAAGGCCCCCAGAAGAAAACTTTTATAAATAATGGGTACAACAAGAACCTGACGCGTAACAAAACCAGATCGCTGATCCCAGCTTTTATCAAAACTCAGGGAGTTGTCTATACTGCGTAACTCATCATCATCATAAACATTTCTGACATTGACAAGCTTCTGGTTGAACACCGAGTAACCGGCAATGCTGTTTACCGCAATGGGGACACGAATTTCACTGATTTCATCACCGGTCTTGAACCGGGATACCAATTCCCGTTTAATGCCATCCACATAATAAATGGTAAGACGCTCACAGGCAAAGAGGGAAGTAATTTCATCTTTCAGATCAATAAAAATTTCATCCAGCCTTGCCGCCGCATAAATCTTGTTGGTTATCTCCTGCAGGCGCGTGCGGTACTCCACTTCAGACTTCAAATGCTGCATGTCCTGCTGTTTTTCTACCGGTCCCATAGATTTATCCCACCCTGTTTTTGATTTTCCCTAGCAGCGAAAAAACGACTGGCTGGCATCCTGTTTCAAAAATACGGAGACAACCTTCTGCCATTTCCTTGGAACAATAAGGGATAAATCAAGCCTTCCAAAAACGGTTCCATATTTTTTTCAGACCGCCTCCAACAAGAATAAGAGCCATGCAATAAAATGAAAGGCGGATAAAAAATGCGGAACCAGCAAAATATTCCACAGCAAGAATATCGGGCATAATCTGTGGAATCCTGAAAAAAACGCCAATACCGGCAGCTATCAAGGCCATGGCCCAGATCATATCAAGGGGATTTCCCTTCTGCTGTGTCACAATTACCTTCTCCCTTCATTTATGATTCTTATACGGAGGAGCATCCCCTCCTTCATACTTCCGCTCCTTCAAGGGCCTGCATTTCTGCATCAAACTTTGCCTTCAGTTCATCATGGGCCAGAGTCTCTTCTTCCAGCTCCTCATACAGACTGTCAATTTCAGCCTGAACACAGGCAATATCCTTTGAGATGACAGATATTTTAAGGCCGTCACCACTTTGAGCCAGTTCCTGCATCGTGTGGGTGAGACCCTGCAGTTTTTCTTCACTGTCCTCTATGGCCCTCTCCAGCCTCTCCATTTTCTTTTCTATGGGCTTAAGCTTCATGGATTTTCGCTGAACAATTTCCGAACGCATTTTTCGAAGATCTTTTTTACGGGGACCCGTTTTCTCAAGGTCATCCCTGCGCCCCTGACCAAGGGTTGTCGTTATGGAATTTTTCTCTTCCTTTTCTTCATCCCAGCCACGGGTATCCAGAAAGTCCTGATAACTTCCATTGAACATCTCCGGACCTTTTTCCCCAAAGACAACAAGTCTGTCTGCCAGGGCATGAAGAAACATTTCATTATGGGTGACCATCACCACCGTACCGCCAAAGGCATCCAAGGCTTCCAGCAGTGCATCACAGCTGTTCATGTCCAGATGGTTAGTCGGTTCATCAAGGAAAAGCAGATTCTGAGGCTTCACCAGAAGTCGGCCCAGCATTACCCGGCTTTTTTCCCCACCGGAAAGAACCCGTACGGTTTTTAAAGCCTGATCACCCTCAAACATCATGGCACCACATACATTGCGCGCAGCCTGACGCTCGCAGTCTCCATGGGCTGCCAGTATTTCTTCTTCCACGGTCCGCTCTGGATGCAGTCTGGCAATATGGGTCTGTTCATAAATTCCTGCCTCCACACCCGGACTCCACGTGATACTGCCTGCTGATGGCCGTTTAATATCAGCAAGAAGCTGTAGCAAGGTCGTTTTACCCCTGCCGTTTTTACCAATAATACAAACTCTTTCCCCTGCGGAGAGCGTAAAGGATACATTCTGTATCAAAGGGGGATGATCCTCATAACCAAAAGAAATACCACTGACCTGCAGCACATATTTCCCTTTATAAGGCAAATAAGGAAAAGAAAATTCAAGGTCCCGAAGGTCTTCCAGCCTGTCCTTTTTCTCCATCCGGTTCAGTGCTTTTATTCTTGACTGAACCATTCCAGCCAGTCTGGCTTTGGCTCGAAATCTCCGGATAAAGTGCTCCATTTCCTTTCGTCTTTTTTCATCGTTTATCCGGGTTTTCTCATAAATTTCTTCTTCCTGAGCCATTTGGGCATAATATTTCTCCGTATTTCCGGCAACCTTGCGGATGTGTTTTCTGTGTATGCCCACCACGTGGGTAACAACCCTGTCCATAAAACTCCTGTCATGGGTAATAAGCAGAAGCTCCCTTGGCCAGTCCGCAAGAAAACGCTCCAGCCATCGGATAGAGGTGATGTCCAGATAGTTGGTCGGTTCATCCAGAAGAAGCAGGTCCGGTTCAGACACAATCACTCTGGCAAGGTGAATACGAATCTGAAAACCACCGGAAAAGACATGGGGAGATGCAGCCATATCCTTTTCCGAGAAACCGAGACCTGCCAGTATTTTTTCTGCTTTCCAGACAGCTTCTTTTTCTTCTGCCGGAAGACCTTCGGAAACTTCCTCCAGAATCGTTGCGCACTTGAATTCAAGATGCTGGCTGACGGAACCGATGCGATAATTTTTCGGAATCAGGATCTGACCTTCATCGGGCATTTCCTCTCCGGAAAGAATGCGGACCAGCGTAGTTTTTCCATGGCCGTTACGACCCACAAGTCCAATGCGCTCACGGCTGTTAATCT
This genomic stretch from Desulfobotulus pelophilus harbors:
- a CDS encoding M48 family metallopeptidase, with protein sequence MFYHFFFTIAALILVTSHMPPPEAPFSAVSGWLYILMASMTFILAIRQWNKFFLQRSHQISPSGIAEICHTRLQVQNLILLLFFGFLVHVFHLPIFVSPGAAAQYFPFLGDLFSLFFYFLLLSCLWYLTADTFLPADSAKAESRKNFIREQTGLTLPALLPWLILSGLHDLIMLMPFSEFRNFFTSTTGQAIYFFIIFTGVFIFAPLCIQKFWGCYPLPQGPERHRIEAMLTHTRTGFRDILVWPLFGGRMLTAGIMGPLARFRYILVTPALLRTLYPEELEAVIAHEAGHARHRHLFLYLLILAGFLLVSWLFLDFLYQLLLLSGGSAMLSRFSFLTPSAVASFLAVSLSLLLFFVYFRFLFGFFMRNFERQADSFAFKTQGTARHLIQTFRTLGQMTGQNPDKPNWHHFSLTQRIHFLQACEENPHTAQQHDNKVRLALIFYSACLLLTGAAGWHMHTKDWGGKLPSQLIIRNLETKIARGQENPLLLRYLGDLYQETKRYEKALASYRRALDAGSRDPDLLNNLAWLYITAEGTAIADPVTGTALAEQAAHIQPESPHILDTLAEGYYRTGQVGRAIGLAEKALFLQRAEGGNTEYYRDQLEKFRQKERSQAAGQP
- a CDS encoding GspE/PulE family protein; translated protein: MGPVEKQQDMQHLKSEVEYRTRLQEITNKIYAAARLDEIFIDLKDEITSLFACERLTIYYVDGIKRELVSRFKTGDEISEIRVPIAVNSIAGYSVFNQKLVNVRNVYDDDELRSIDNSLSFDKSWDQRSGFVTRQVLVVPIIYKSFLLGALQLINRKSGNRFTERDEVYASELAQVLGIALHNQKRLAGTQRVTKFDYLLENHILTQKELNDAVILARNRNITIETILMEELKVGKKDVGESLARFYKVPYQAYNENLPIPGELLHGLKIGFMKANFWVPLGMDDKQPCIAIDNPHDLQRLSEVRALFPGHTPVFYFCFREDILRFIDRFTRNTQPGASIDELLSQLKDEDLEDEEADSGLSEESSAVVQLVNKVVLDAYAKGASDIHIEPYPGKQQTHIRIRVDGACSLYQTIPYNYRNAIVSRIKIMADLDIAERRKPQDGKIKFRKYGGRDIELRVATVPTQGGLEDVVMRILAAGEPIPMDKMAFSDRNYEKFIQSIEQPYGIIFVCGPTGSGKTTTLHSALGYINKPERKIWTAEDPVEITQKGLRQVQVMPKIGFDFAAAMRSFLRADPDVIMVGEMRDKETTQIGIEASLTGHLVFSTLHTNSAPESVTRLLDMGMDPFNFADAILCILAQRLVRTLCKRCKEAYHPAREEYDEIIREYGEGSAFEAGTGMRYTEDLILHRARGCESCNETGYSGRMGLHELLIGSDGIKRLIQRKAPMEDIRKLAVAEGMTTLKQDGILKIFSGYTDLLQVRKVCIK
- a CDS encoding ABC-F family ATP-binding cassette domain-containing protein, producing MIQIDRLKKSYGNNDLFDSVSCKINSRERIGLVGRNGHGKTTLVRILSGEEMPDEGQILIPKNYRIGSVSQHLEFKCATILEEVSEGLPAEEKEAVWKAEKILAGLGFSEKDMAASPHVFSGGFQIRIHLARVIVSEPDLLLLDEPTNYLDITSIRWLERFLADWPRELLLITHDRSFMDRVVTHVVGIHRKHIRKVAGNTEKYYAQMAQEEEIYEKTRINDEKRRKEMEHFIRRFRAKARLAGMVQSRIKALNRMEKKDRLEDLRDLEFSFPYLPYKGKYVLQVSGISFGYEDHPPLIQNVSFTLSAGERVCIIGKNGRGKTTLLQLLADIKRPSAGSITWSPGVEAGIYEQTHIARLHPERTVEEEILAAHGDCERQAARNVCGAMMFEGDQALKTVRVLSGGEKSRVMLGRLLVKPQNLLFLDEPTNHLDMNSCDALLEALDAFGGTVVMVTHNEMFLHALADRLVVFGEKGPEMFNGSYQDFLDTRGWDEEKEEKNSITTTLGQGRRDDLEKTGPRKKDLRKMRSEIVQRKSMKLKPIEKKMERLERAIEDSEEKLQGLTHTMQELAQSGDGLKISVISKDIACVQAEIDSLYEELEEETLAHDELKAKFDAEMQALEGAEV